One Cellulomonas soli DNA window includes the following coding sequences:
- a CDS encoding glycosyltransferase family 4 protein, producing MEPLSVALVLDDSLDRPDGVQQHVLTLGRWLTSQGHDVHYVAPSTTRTDLPQLHRIGRSVAVRANGNALSTPTFTRDRELRSVLDDLALDVVHVAMPCSPLMAGRLVTRVPATTAVVGTFHIVPAGPAIALGARLMGLAQRRQLRRFDRMLAVSEPAREFGRDAFGFDAHVVPNPVAVDAFVTDAAAHPQDGPVHVLFLGRLVERKGAPHLLRAVATIRREHLTDVPFRVTIAGRGPLLDDLRDFVRDEGLEGVVDFPGFVAEDDKARMLADADVVALPSLGGESFGISVVEALAATHGVVLAGDNAGYRAVLGPLTDHLVPTQDVPAFARLLAERIAGPRRPEAVRRRQLAQARQFDVESVGPQVVDTYRDALATRRGAPQPVARVAASAEAAEGGEAAQGPHLDQDVTPGATAGAHAG from the coding sequence ATGGAGCCCCTGAGCGTCGCTCTCGTGCTGGACGACTCCCTCGACCGGCCCGACGGTGTCCAGCAGCACGTCCTCACCCTCGGGCGCTGGCTCACCTCCCAGGGCCACGACGTGCACTACGTCGCCCCGTCGACCACCCGGACGGACCTGCCGCAGCTGCACCGGATCGGGCGGTCCGTCGCGGTGCGGGCCAACGGCAACGCGCTGAGCACGCCGACGTTCACCCGGGACCGCGAGCTGCGCTCGGTGCTCGACGACCTGGCGCTGGACGTCGTGCACGTCGCCATGCCGTGCAGCCCGCTCATGGCCGGCCGCCTCGTCACCCGCGTGCCCGCCACGACCGCCGTCGTGGGCACGTTCCACATCGTTCCGGCCGGGCCCGCGATCGCTCTCGGCGCCCGCCTGATGGGCCTCGCGCAGCGACGCCAGCTGCGACGGTTCGACCGGATGCTCGCCGTGTCCGAGCCCGCCCGGGAGTTCGGCCGCGACGCGTTCGGGTTCGACGCCCACGTCGTGCCGAACCCGGTCGCCGTCGACGCGTTCGTCACCGACGCGGCTGCGCACCCGCAGGACGGTCCCGTGCACGTGCTGTTCCTCGGACGCCTCGTCGAGCGCAAGGGCGCCCCGCACCTGCTGCGGGCGGTCGCGACGATCCGTCGCGAGCACCTCACCGACGTGCCGTTCCGGGTGACGATCGCCGGCCGTGGCCCGCTGCTGGACGACCTGCGCGACTTCGTGCGCGACGAGGGCCTCGAGGGCGTCGTGGACTTCCCGGGGTTCGTCGCCGAGGACGACAAGGCCCGGATGCTGGCCGACGCCGACGTGGTTGCCCTGCCCAGCCTGGGCGGCGAGAGCTTCGGGATCAGCGTCGTCGAGGCCCTGGCTGCCACGCACGGCGTCGTGCTGGCCGGCGACAACGCCGGCTACCGGGCGGTCCTGGGGCCGCTCACCGACCACCTCGTGCCGACGCAGGACGTCCCGGCGTTCGCCCGCCTGCTCGCCGAGCGCATCGCCGGACCGCGACGCCCGGAGGCGGTCCGGCGGCGCCAGCTCGCCCAGGCCCGGCAGTTCGACGTGGAGAGCGTCGGGCCGCAGGTCGTCGACACCTACCGGGACGCGCTCGCGACCCGCCGCGGCGCACCGCAGCCGGTCGCCCGCGTGGCCGCGAGCGCCGAGGCGGCCGAGGGTGGCGAGGCGGCCCAGGGGCCCCACCTCGACCAGGACGTCACCCCCGGGGCCACGGC
- a CDS encoding ROK family protein: protein MTTPDLPLRRAAALAPRRATVTSLRRHNRALVLTHVVLAGETSRADIARDCGLSLASATNLVTELVEEGLVEEVGTVSSQGGRPITLVAPRPDGAYLVGADVGERGVAVELFDLRMRRVDREFRGGHAEELPDMIGRDLTEALAALEERNPEAWTRLAGIGLGLPGIVETDPDGRQVLYAQSLGWDPVPITDLVPGHPGVVADNGAKTLAKAEQWFGAARGVRHALVVLLGRGVGLGMVVDGVLQQGAHSSASEWGHTKVERAGRACRCGGHGCLEAYVGADAILDAWSRTGARFEGSGWRALGELVDAAERGEPGATAVVDDVVDTLGPALGSLVNLTNPQRIVIGGWVGLRLMPTLGPRIEAAVRASSLARPGGQFTLLPATFGGDTVAVGAALLPLERLIHGDEPPPR, encoded by the coding sequence GTGACGACCCCCGACCTGCCCTTGCGGCGTGCCGCGGCCCTCGCACCCCGGCGGGCCACCGTGACCTCGCTGCGCCGTCACAACAGGGCCCTCGTGCTCACCCACGTCGTCCTGGCAGGCGAGACCTCGCGCGCGGACATCGCCCGGGACTGCGGGCTCTCGCTCGCCTCCGCGACGAACCTCGTCACCGAGCTGGTCGAGGAGGGTCTCGTCGAGGAGGTGGGCACCGTCTCCTCGCAGGGCGGCCGCCCGATCACGCTCGTCGCCCCCCGACCCGACGGCGCCTACCTGGTGGGGGCCGACGTCGGCGAGCGAGGCGTCGCCGTGGAGCTGTTCGACCTGCGCATGCGGCGCGTCGACCGCGAGTTCCGCGGCGGGCACGCCGAGGAGCTGCCCGACATGATCGGTCGCGACCTGACCGAGGCGCTCGCCGCGCTCGAGGAGCGCAACCCCGAGGCGTGGACCCGTCTGGCCGGGATCGGCCTCGGGCTGCCCGGCATCGTCGAGACCGACCCCGACGGCCGGCAGGTGCTGTACGCGCAGAGCCTGGGCTGGGACCCCGTGCCGATCACCGACCTGGTGCCGGGGCACCCGGGGGTCGTCGCCGACAACGGCGCCAAGACGCTCGCGAAGGCCGAGCAGTGGTTCGGCGCCGCGCGAGGCGTGCGGCACGCCCTGGTCGTGCTGCTGGGCCGCGGCGTCGGCCTCGGCATGGTCGTCGACGGCGTGCTCCAGCAGGGGGCGCACAGCAGCGCCAGCGAGTGGGGGCACACCAAGGTGGAGCGCGCCGGTCGAGCGTGCCGGTGCGGAGGCCACGGCTGCCTCGAGGCCTATGTCGGCGCCGACGCGATCCTCGACGCCTGGTCCCGTACCGGCGCCCGGTTCGAGGGCTCCGGGTGGCGTGCCCTCGGCGAGCTGGTCGACGCCGCCGAACGAGGCGAACCCGGGGCGACGGCCGTGGTCGACGACGTCGTCGACACCCTCGGACCCGCCCTGGGCAGCCTGGTCAACCTCACCAACCCGCAGCGGATCGTCATCGGCGGATGGGTCGGCCTGCGCCTCATGCCGACGCTCGGCCCACGCATCGAGGCGGCCGTCCGCGCGAGCTCACTGGCCCGACCGGGTGGCCAGTTCACGCTGCTCCCGGCGACGTTCGGCGGCGACACGGTGGCGGTCGGCGCGGCGCTGCTGCCGCTCGAACGGCTGATCCACGGCGACGAGCCGCCCCCGCGCTGA
- a CDS encoding glycoside hydrolase family 5 protein produces the protein MTTTADVHFTRRPAHLGGFVHAQDGQLVDGAGNELLLRGIGLGNWLLPEGYMWRFGPGAQSPRQIEALVDRLAGADYGAEFWPRFRDAFLTEKDVAAIAAAGFDHVRVPINARVVQHPDGRPREDGLVLLDRLIGWCRTHRLWVLLDLHGAPGGQTGTNIDDSPRGLPELFMDATYRERTLRLWRDLAERYAGETTVLGYDLLNEPLPHEWQHRYADELVDLYRDLTTEIRRADPDHLIVYEGSHWATNWDVFTRVWDENSLLQFHKYWSSPDRPSIARYLRTRDELGLPVYMGEGGENTLEWIYTAFRLYESEGIGWNLWPWKKVDTRTSPVSVTAPEGWSRIVEAAEGGAAIDPAAARRVLDDLLEAMRFEHAVWQPDVVAAATGCSPARVPAWGFGFRGAGVSFATSRQRTLPGIREDDPVPMRFTTDGAHPENPFQQTDGRPYAPEEELMVELDTGDWLEYELEGDVEPSRVRATGPAGAPAAVRVERVERGLRVTATGPTALATLHLRDARHPGDLL, from the coding sequence GTGACCACCACCGCCGACGTCCACTTCACCCGCCGTCCCGCCCACCTCGGTGGCTTCGTGCACGCCCAGGACGGGCAGCTGGTCGACGGCGCCGGGAACGAGCTGCTGCTGCGGGGCATCGGGCTGGGCAACTGGTTGCTGCCCGAGGGCTACATGTGGCGCTTCGGCCCGGGCGCGCAGTCCCCCCGGCAGATCGAGGCCCTGGTCGACCGCCTCGCCGGTGCGGACTACGGCGCCGAGTTCTGGCCGCGCTTCCGCGATGCGTTCCTCACCGAGAAGGACGTCGCAGCGATCGCCGCCGCCGGGTTCGACCACGTCCGGGTGCCCATCAACGCCCGGGTCGTCCAGCACCCCGACGGGCGACCCCGCGAGGACGGGCTGGTCCTGCTCGACCGGCTCATCGGGTGGTGCCGGACGCACCGGCTGTGGGTGCTGCTCGACCTGCACGGAGCACCCGGCGGGCAGACGGGCACGAACATCGACGACTCCCCGCGCGGGCTTCCGGAGCTGTTCATGGACGCCACCTACCGCGAGCGCACGCTGCGCCTGTGGCGCGACCTGGCCGAGCGGTACGCCGGCGAGACGACCGTGCTGGGCTACGACCTGCTCAACGAACCCCTGCCGCACGAGTGGCAGCACCGGTACGCCGACGAGCTGGTGGACCTCTACCGCGACCTGACGACCGAGATCCGCCGGGCCGACCCCGACCACCTGATCGTCTACGAGGGCTCGCACTGGGCGACGAACTGGGACGTGTTCACCCGGGTGTGGGACGAGAACTCGCTGCTGCAGTTCCACAAGTACTGGTCCTCGCCCGACCGCCCGAGCATCGCCCGCTACCTGCGCACCCGCGACGAGCTGGGCCTGCCGGTGTACATGGGCGAGGGCGGCGAGAACACCCTCGAGTGGATCTACACCGCGTTCCGGCTCTACGAGTCCGAGGGCATCGGCTGGAACCTGTGGCCGTGGAAGAAGGTCGACACCCGCACCTCCCCCGTGTCGGTCACCGCACCGGAGGGCTGGTCACGGATCGTCGAGGCCGCCGAGGGCGGTGCGGCGATCGACCCCGCGGCGGCCCGCCGGGTCCTCGACGACCTGCTGGAGGCGATGCGGTTCGAGCACGCCGTCTGGCAGCCGGACGTCGTCGCGGCCGCCACCGGCTGCTCCCCCGCCCGGGTGCCCGCATGGGGCTTCGGGTTCCGGGGTGCCGGGGTGTCGTTCGCGACCTCCCGGCAGCGGACGCTGCCCGGCATCCGGGAGGATGACCCGGTGCCGATGCGCTTCACGACCGACGGCGCGCACCCCGAGAACCCGTTCCAGCAGACCGACGGACGGCCCTACGCGCCCGAGGAGGAGCTCATGGTGGAGCTCGACACCGGCGACTGGCTCGAGTACGAGCTCGAGGGCGACGTGGAGCCGTCGCGCGTGCGGGCCACGGGCCCCGCGGGGGCACCCGCCGCCGTGCGGGTCGAGCGCGTCGAGCGCGGGCTGCGGGTCACGGCCACCGGCCCGACCGCGCTCGCCACGCTCCACCTGCGCGACGCCCGGCACCCCGGTGACCTGCTGTGA
- a CDS encoding carbohydrate ABC transporter permease, giving the protein MSSTETTVAPTPSARRTRTPSPSAPARRRTDPSSRRTLNVLVLTALTCGAVLTAFPLLWMLSGSVKSQRESITPPPSLIPRDPTVDSYVRLFTELDFGRYLVNTVAVVLIGAVGLLLMAMAGYAFAKFEFRGKKALFFLVLATLMIPVQVTMIPTYLILNSLQLTNTLLGIALPTLVSGFSIFLFRQFMTTIPTETMEAARLDGAGEVRLFAQIVLPLSKPILAVQAVLTFIAGWNSFLWPLVIAGDQRLYTLSVGLSLLNQQIAVDPPLQMAAASVMVVPVLVVFVVFQRYVVQGFALSGLK; this is encoded by the coding sequence ATGTCGAGTACTGAGACCACCGTGGCACCCACCCCGAGCGCCCGGCGGACACGCACCCCGAGTCCGAGCGCCCCGGCCCGGCGACGCACGGACCCCTCCTCGCGCCGCACCCTGAACGTGCTCGTGCTCACCGCCCTGACCTGCGGCGCCGTCCTGACCGCGTTCCCGCTGCTGTGGATGCTCAGCGGGTCGGTCAAGAGCCAGCGGGAGTCGATCACCCCGCCGCCCTCGCTGATCCCCCGCGACCCGACCGTCGACAGCTACGTCCGGCTGTTCACCGAGCTCGACTTCGGCCGGTACCTGGTCAACACCGTGGCCGTCGTGCTGATCGGTGCCGTCGGCCTCCTGCTCATGGCGATGGCCGGCTACGCGTTCGCGAAGTTCGAGTTCCGCGGCAAGAAGGCGCTGTTCTTCCTCGTGCTGGCCACGCTGATGATCCCGGTGCAGGTCACGATGATCCCGACCTACCTGATCCTCAACAGCCTGCAGCTGACGAACACGCTGCTCGGCATCGCGCTGCCGACGCTGGTCAGCGGGTTCAGCATCTTCCTGTTCCGGCAGTTCATGACCACCATCCCCACCGAGACGATGGAGGCTGCCCGGCTCGACGGCGCGGGCGAGGTCCGGCTCTTCGCCCAGATCGTGCTGCCGCTGTCCAAGCCGATCCTCGCGGTGCAGGCCGTGCTGACGTTCATCGCCGGCTGGAACAGCTTCCTGTGGCCGCTGGTCATCGCCGGCGACCAGCGCCTCTACACGCTGTCCGTCGGGCTGTCCCTGCTCAACCAGCAGATCGCGGTCGACCCGCCGCTGCAGATGGCCGCCGCCTCCGTGATGGTCGTCCCGGTCCTCGTCGTCTTCGTCGTCTTCCAGCGCTACGTCGTGCAGGGCTTCGCGCTCTCCGGCCTCAAGTGA